In Syngnathoides biaculeatus isolate LvHL_M chromosome 19, ASM1980259v1, whole genome shotgun sequence, the genomic window AATCTCACACTGTTTATCCATCTAAAGACCAGTCTGTACCAACAGATCGCTTTCCCCTCTGAAAGTGAACATTGTGGATTATTGCATTGTATTTGTCAGCAACCTCTGGATCAGCAAGCTTTTTCTTATTATTAAGGATCAGGTTTGTGATATAACGCCGCAGAGGAGCCGCTAGTAGCCCATTGGGCTCAGCGACACCAAACGGGCTTAATGAAGCGTTCCtctcattgtgtgactcatagCCTTTCCCTGTGGTCGGAGACAAGCCGACGGTGGTGAATGTGCCTACTGTCAGTGGGGGAGTTACCTCATGCCTGAAAATAGGCTCAGAGCTCAGTGATTCACGTCCCAAGCGATCCTCAGTATCTTCATCAAACGACTTTGTTTGAGGTGGATGCTCAAGGAAACATGCCAGTTGGTCTTCCCATATGTGACATTTCTATCCGAAAATAACTGTGCACAGTCGCTAGCTGCAACATTAGGCACACTTTCATAGTTTAAggaaattgaaaatgtaaaataaaatactcttTTATTGATAACAGTTCATTTTtataggtgtacctaatgatgtgGCCATGTATGCTAATAATAGATATAACAGCTGATGCTttcaaagtccatccatccattttctgagccacttatcctcactagggtcatgggagtgctggagcctatcccagctgtcaccgggcaggggatagggacaccctgaactggttgccagccaatcgcagggcacacggagacaaacaaaagttgcactcgcaatcacacctcggggcaatttagaatcttcagttAATGCGtgtctttgggatgttggaggaaatccacgcaggcacggggagaacattcaaatttcacacaggcagggctgcgatttgaaccccggctctcggaactgtgagaccaacgctctcaCCAGTTGCGTCACCGTGCCCCCTGCTTTCAAAGTGACGAGTGTAATTCCTCAAACAATGGGCCCCGATTACACAATGCAATTTACATCCACCAATCTGCAGTTGGTAAATAAACAGCACGACCACGATTGGTGGAAAGCCAAAATAATGGGAACTATCATCATGTTGTATGTAATGTTGCCAAATTTGTGCATACTTTATGGATCCTTACACAATATCTGTACCATTTTCCCAGGCACCTATCAAGGCCAATGGATGGGTGGGATGCGTCATGGTTATGGCGTGCGCCAGAGCGTTCCCTATGGGATGGCGACTGTTATCCGCTCGCCACTTCGTACATCCATGGCTTCCCTGCGCTCTGAGCAAAGCAACGGCACCGTGCTTCATGACCTCTCCTTCCCCGCTGACACACCCACAGGCAACCGCGGCGGCTTCGTACTAAACTTCCACTCGGACAGCGAGGTAGTGACGGGCAAGAAGAAGGGTCTCTTCCGTCGGGGTTCCCTCTTCGGGAGCCTCCGGCAGTTGCGTAAGTCTGACTCCCGGACCTCCATCTCCAGCAAGCGCAGCTCGGCACGCAGCGACGCCACCATGAGCCGCATCAGCTCCAGCGATGCCAACTCCACCATATCCATCGGCGATGGCGAGCTGCAAGACGAGGATCTTCCCTTGGAGGACCACGTGGACGCCACCACCACCGAGGCCTACATGGGCGAATGGAAGAACGACAAGCGCAACGGATTTGGCGTTTCAGAGAGATCCAACGGGATGAAGTACGAGGGAGAGTGGCTGAACAACAAGCGCCATGGTTACGGCTGCACAGTTTTCCCagatggctccaaagaagaagGGAAGTACAAAAATAACGTGCTGGTGCGTGGTATACGGAAGCAGCTGATTCCTCTAAAGAACcccaaaaccaaagagaaggtggatCGGGCAGTGGAGGGGGCACAGAGGGCAGCAGCTATCGCCAGGAGCAAAGTGGAAATAGCAGCTTCCAGGTAGAGTGGTCTTCATTCTTGTTACTTTTCTTCTTTATTGTCCAAGAACCTCAGAGTCGTGAAAGCTGTCATGTCAGTCCGGTTAAAGCCTTTCAACACTTTTGACCTTCATCCATCAACGGCTTTTGTGTAGCCACACAGATCATCCCTGCAAAAAGTTCTGTTTCTATTCTCTCCCCATATCTTTCATTCCCAGTGTGTGCTGTGTGTGACCTGTCTGGTCGTATCGGCAACTGTGCCAGTGGCGTCTCGTGTGCCCAATAACAAGAGCTGCGCCCATGCCAAGTCTTACTCTGATGTGGCATATGTACTTTAACAGGTGGATGAGATGTGaccttttcatttaaaaaagcctcgccccccccctcccccaccaccactggGACACAGTTCAATGTACACACACAGCACCACTTTGACATCACTACATTTGACTGATTAAATTGGGGTCTTAACGTGTATAAGATGTGGGAAAATggcttttcattgtttcaaTTTGTTAATTGGTTTGTTTGTATCCAGAATTGACTTTCTTTGTAGAACAAAGGCCCATAGTGGCGAGGAAGAACGGCTTCAATTTTAGTCCATATCGAATGTTTTGTTTCTTCCTTTGTCACAATTGAACTGTCCACCCCCAACCTCATaatccaaaacaaattgtaCAATCCTCCCCTAACAAATCGACAGgcaaacaaatggaaatttgGAACGCCGAGATTTCTTTTAATacaaattacaaatacatgAAATGCGAGTAAGCATTGAAAtgatgttttgtcttttttgttgatCTCACCTCAGATCATGGAACTGGAAATGGAAGGTACTGTAACATAAGCTGCTCAGTCCAAATTCTATATTGACACTCACACACAGCACACTACACAATTGAGCTTACCTTATTTAGTTACATGAACGAGGCAAAGTATTCAAAACGTGTGATCAAGTGTATTTTTGTACTATCGTGAATTATATAACCATGAGGATAACAATGGACAGTAGATATGTAATTTCATCCCATTTAATGGAACCGAAAGGGCTTAAATGagtttttataatttttgttaTAAAACTCTTTTACAGTTGTGTTATTTAAAAAGGATGTAtcatatttgaaattgaaaaatatatggaTAGCCACACTTTAGAAGTTGCACAGTGCTGCAGCCTCGGCCATTCTTTTCAAATATAATTCTACTTTGGCGAGTTCAGGGAGACATTATTCTCCAGATTTCAGGGATATAAGATGAGGCTTACATAATGAGGATTTCACATGCTTAATACCAAACCTTCCCCATACTGTTTACCAAAGAGTGAGGAGTTTTGGTGTGATGTGTTGAGTACCAGCATCTGAATAGACAAATTCTGTGCATTAGAACAACAATGTCAATCAGAAGCAGACTCTTGACGCCATGCATGGCGCCAACACGGTAGCAGTAGCAAGCTTTCGATCTGATACGAAGTGTTAATGGCAGCTAGCTAGCGAGCTCCCATTGTAGTGTAGTGAGTGATCAAATTACTGCATGCTGCAAAGCTCAATacaagattcttttttttttttttaagcaaacttGTTTTAGTTCCGCTCATTTGAGGGagcttgtgggggggggggggggatgagaaAGACAGCCTGTGACAGACCGCGATGGTGTAAGCAGGTTATGTAAGACTCATTATAAGCTGCATGGCAGAGCATGCACCCATATTGATCCGTTTTTGGTCATGTGACCATTTGACTGTGGAGCTGGACCAGCACATCCACAAGGATGGTGGGCGGGGGAAAATGGGAATGCAGCTCGACCTTTTATTGATTGGCCTCTCAGAAAATATCTCGGATGTAAGGTGGGCCTTTTGCCAAGCACGTCTGCCTCTCAGCGGAGGTTCTGGATTTGAATCTTGGTTCTGGACTTTTTGTGTGGgctttgcatgtcctccctctgcttgcggtttttgttttttttttttaattccccttCAGCATTCCAAAAGTATGTGTGGTAGGGTCAATGATGACTCTATATTTACCATTGGGGTGAATATGAATATAaagtttgaagaagaagaagaagatggagggatgaaggAATGAGAGCGACTGGAAGCTTGTGATAAAAGCCGTAGAGTTTAGTTTTATAGAATCGTGTGAACTTTGTCTCCACGGGCATTGGAGAGCCATTTTCGTATATTCTCAGATAAAAAGTATATGCGTTACTATGTGTCAATTGTTGTCCAGTTTGCAGTTTTGCACAATGTCATTGGCATGAGCTGTTAAACACTCCACATCTCCATCCTGAAACAGGATGTGCATTCATTTCATTGCACGGTTTGCTCTGCAGCCTCTCTGGTAAAAGGTTAACTGGTATCTCTATTCTCCAGAGCATGAGCCATATTTATATAAAGTTTACTTTGACTACCGAGTGGTTGACCAAAGGTTAGGTTCTTGATGAACATTTTGTGGGAATATGTTTTTACTGCTACCaaggattatttatttaaaaaaaactatatgatccatccattcattccccataccgcttatcctcaagctggagcctttcccagcaatCTTTGaatgagaggcggggtacagtctgaacagccagccaatcgcagggcacatatcaacaaactaccatttgcactcactttCACATCTACGCTACAACAGTAGGaaataaaaataccataaaATCTACTGTAATAACTGGGGGAATCGCAGTGGGTAAAGTGAATACTGGAAATATGAAGTTGATAATTTACATACAGCTATAAAAAGCGAAacatcaaatacaaaatgaacgTGTTCATGCAACAGGTTAGTTAGCTAAAATGATAGTTTTGTTTTACAACTAAAAGCTTTCCAGATTACCGGAATGTGTCGACTATTCGAGACAAACGTGCTGGTCAAATAACCGCGTCACTCTGTTTTCACTCGCGCACACACCACCTTGCAACGTGTGTCAGCACAGTGCGTACTGACTAAATAAGGCAAGGCATCAGTTGACTTATCAGCACCAGCCAGGAATATATACAGCACTGATAATagcaagcaccccccccccccccccgctctctCTCACTGTCATCCCTCCCAAATGTGATGTGCGTTAACTATGTGCGCATGTTTCGACAAACATTTTGGAGATTGAACCTAAAAAAATGTAGCTGTTCTTTGTCGTCACCTCTATATTTAACCACGCAAACGAAATCGCTATGTTAAGATTCCATTGAGGCAGCGGTAAACTCTTCCTTTTCGAATAAGAGAGCAGCA contains:
- the jph1a gene encoding junctophilin-1a isoform X2, which produces MTGGRFDFDDGGTYCGGWEDGKAHGHGICTGPKGQGEYAGSWSHGFEIVGVYTWPSGNTYKGYWSQGKRHGLGVENKGKWIYRGEWSHGFKGRYGVRQSHNTPARYDGTWSNGLQDGYGIETYGDGGTYQGQWMGGMRHGYGVRQSVPYGMATVIRSPLRTSMASLRSEQSNGTVLHDLSFPADTPTGNRGGFVLNFHSDSEQAQLGTQRRHHEPHQLQRCQLHHIHRRWRAARRGSSLGGPRGRHHHRGLHGRMEERQAQRIWRFREIQRDEVRGRVAEQQAPWLRLHSFPRWLQRRREVQK